One region of Streptomyces capillispiralis genomic DNA includes:
- a CDS encoding GTP-binding protein, translated as MDSATSETRPPLRASADNGLKIVIVGGFGAGKTTMVRSVSEIRPLDTEEMMTRAGEDIDDISAVRGKTATTVAFDFGRISLDARNVLYLFGAPGQERFWFLWDRLFSGALGAVVLVDTRRIDDSWYSIDRLEKHGTPFVVACNDFGGPAFTTEQVRDALDLDPHVPLITCDARSRESSKRVLITLVEHIRALYADPARAPRQELV; from the coding sequence TTGGACTCCGCAACCTCTGAGACGCGCCCGCCGCTGCGTGCCTCCGCCGACAACGGGCTCAAAATCGTGATCGTGGGCGGCTTCGGCGCCGGCAAGACGACCATGGTCCGCTCCGTCAGCGAGATCCGTCCCCTCGACACCGAGGAGATGATGACCCGGGCGGGCGAGGACATCGACGACATCAGCGCGGTGCGCGGCAAGACCGCCACCACCGTCGCCTTCGACTTCGGCCGCATCTCCCTCGACGCGCGCAACGTGCTGTACCTGTTCGGCGCGCCCGGCCAGGAACGGTTCTGGTTCCTGTGGGACCGGCTGTTCTCCGGAGCGCTCGGCGCGGTCGTCCTCGTCGACACCCGCCGCATCGACGACTCCTGGTACTCCATCGACCGCCTGGAGAAGCACGGCACGCCGTTCGTCGTGGCCTGCAACGACTTCGGCGGCCCCGCCTTCACCACCGAGCAGGTCCGCGACGCCCTCGACCTCGACCCGCACGTGCCGCTGATCACCTGCGACGCGCGCTCCCGGGAGTCCAGCAAGCGGGTCCTGATCACCCTGGTGGAGCACATCCGGGCCCTGTACGCCGATCCCGCCCGAGCCCCCCGTCAGGAGCTGGTGTGA
- a CDS encoding DUF742 domain-containing protein yields the protein MSRPGRDDAPDRLYTLTQGRSRSGPDNPFDLVTLVVAECAPATGMQSEHAAILRMTERPTAVVEIAAELRLPVSITRILLADLLAAGRVSARHPHTSAVYDPDILEQVLVGLRNL from the coding sequence GTGAGCCGGCCCGGCAGGGACGACGCCCCGGACCGGCTCTACACCCTCACCCAGGGACGCAGCCGGTCCGGTCCCGACAACCCCTTCGACCTGGTGACCCTGGTCGTCGCCGAGTGCGCTCCGGCGACCGGCATGCAGTCCGAGCACGCGGCGATCCTGCGGATGACCGAACGCCCCACGGCGGTCGTGGAGATCGCGGCCGAGCTGAGACTGCCCGTGAGCATCACCCGGATCCTGCTCGCCGACCTCCTCGCGGCCGGCCGGGTCAGCGCCCGCCACCCCCACACGTCCGCCGTTTACGACCCCGACATCCTGGAGCAGGTGCTCGTTGGACTCCGCAACCTCTGA
- a CDS encoding roadblock/LC7 domain-containing protein — MTGTTTVDEKLTWLIEGLLERTPGARHALVLSRDGLKLCRTSELSADRADQLAAIAAGIQSLSHGASVEFGDGSGGVRSSMTEFYGGILFIVEAGEGAHLAVVTTEDADVGLIGHNMSELVEQLGEHLTAPPRTS; from the coding sequence ATGACCGGCACGACGACCGTCGACGAGAAGCTCACCTGGCTGATAGAAGGCCTGCTGGAGCGCACGCCGGGCGCGCGACACGCGCTCGTGCTCTCCCGCGACGGCCTGAAACTGTGCCGCACATCGGAACTGTCCGCCGACCGGGCCGACCAGCTGGCGGCGATCGCCGCCGGCATCCAGTCGCTGTCGCACGGCGCCTCGGTCGAGTTCGGCGACGGCAGCGGAGGCGTGCGGTCGTCGATGACCGAGTTCTACGGCGGCATCCTCTTCATCGTGGAGGCCGGCGAGGGCGCGCACCTGGCCGTCGTCACCACCGAGGACGCGGACGTCGGCCTCATCGGCCACAACATGAGCGAGCTGGTGGAACAGCTCGGCGAGCATCTGACCGCCCCGCCGCGCACCTCGTGA
- a CDS encoding sensor histidine kinase — MTSPPLPGDRTAAPRGPLTVPLLTALLAAPAVAAAVFLGPETARGALAVTGTVSALLLCAAVTVADRAVASSRATRARLDAVTQDTARLLQDRNRLTEEHAAEIARLTGEHTAATDRLTEEHAARTALLDARLREAESARTAALSATANAAGRMQALATGMLADLRAMEEKHHDEEVLADLLHLDHRTAQAGRLADSVAVLTGARSGRRWARPIAMESILRGAMGRIGGYQRVRVHSASDTAVTGHAAEGVMHALAELLDNAANFSPPTAEVHVYVEEVPAGVIVSVEDSGLVMSEVQLRRAERAVSGESTDLGGLTGTRLGLAVVGRLARRYGLKVSYRPSARGGTSVVMLLPQEILVSATSTSATATATAHESTGSAPADTAPATTASRTEPATPPAAPSAAPPAAPSVAAAPARAKATGPTAPPAPPAEPTAAGLPRRRSSRTKADPAPAADGTAPEAGHLTARDTAPTAPGATAPDTTRPRPGTPSAPPADPDPEHAPAPAHESPEDASAEAPALVLPRRRRGRTLADAERTRSAARTVTPRTAPTAEETRARTARFSSFRQALRPTPGPETTPGPDDVPDAHTGPETTPPAAPSVPTPPEGNTTS, encoded by the coding sequence ATGACTTCTCCCCCGCTCCCCGGTGACCGCACCGCCGCCCCCCGCGGCCCGCTGACCGTGCCCCTGCTCACCGCGCTGCTCGCCGCACCCGCGGTCGCCGCCGCCGTGTTCCTCGGACCGGAGACCGCGCGCGGTGCGCTCGCGGTGACCGGGACGGTCTCCGCCCTGCTGCTGTGCGCGGCCGTCACGGTCGCCGACCGGGCCGTCGCGTCGTCGCGTGCCACGCGGGCCCGGCTGGACGCCGTCACACAGGACACCGCCCGGCTGCTCCAGGACCGCAACCGGCTGACCGAGGAACACGCCGCCGAGATCGCCCGGCTCACCGGGGAACACACCGCGGCGACCGACCGTCTGACGGAGGAGCACGCCGCCCGGACCGCCCTCCTCGACGCCCGGCTGCGCGAGGCCGAGAGCGCCCGCACCGCCGCGCTGTCCGCGACCGCCAACGCCGCCGGCCGGATGCAGGCCCTGGCCACCGGCATGCTCGCGGACCTGCGCGCCATGGAGGAGAAGCACCACGACGAGGAGGTCCTCGCCGACCTGCTCCACCTCGACCACCGCACCGCGCAGGCCGGCCGGCTCGCCGACTCCGTCGCCGTCCTGACCGGCGCCCGCTCCGGCCGCCGCTGGGCCCGGCCCATCGCCATGGAATCGATCCTGCGCGGCGCCATGGGGCGGATCGGCGGCTACCAGCGCGTCCGCGTCCACTCCGCCAGCGACACCGCCGTCACCGGGCACGCGGCCGAGGGCGTGATGCACGCGCTCGCCGAACTCCTCGACAACGCCGCGAACTTCTCGCCGCCGACCGCCGAGGTCCACGTCTACGTGGAGGAGGTCCCGGCCGGCGTCATCGTGTCCGTCGAGGACAGCGGACTCGTGATGAGCGAGGTCCAGCTGCGCCGCGCCGAACGCGCGGTCTCCGGCGAGTCCACCGACCTCGGCGGCCTCACCGGCACCCGGCTCGGTCTTGCCGTGGTCGGCCGACTGGCACGGCGGTACGGCCTCAAGGTCTCCTACCGTCCCTCGGCCCGCGGCGGCACGAGCGTGGTGATGCTCCTCCCGCAGGAGATCCTCGTGTCCGCGACATCGACATCGGCGACGGCGACGGCGACGGCGCACGAGTCCACCGGCAGCGCCCCGGCCGACACGGCACCCGCCACGACCGCCTCACGGACCGAACCCGCCACCCCGCCCGCGGCCCCGTCCGCAGCCCCTCCTGCCGCCCCGTCCGTGGCGGCGGCACCCGCCCGCGCCAAGGCCACCGGCCCCACCGCACCCCCCGCCCCGCCGGCCGAGCCGACGGCCGCGGGCCTCCCCCGCCGCCGCAGCAGCCGTACGAAGGCCGACCCGGCGCCCGCCGCCGACGGGACGGCGCCGGAGGCGGGCCACCTCACCGCACGGGACACCGCTCCGACGGCACCCGGAGCGACCGCACCCGACACCACCCGTCCCCGGCCCGGCACCCCTTCCGCTCCCCCGGCCGACCCCGACCCCGAGCACGCCCCGGCGCCGGCGCACGAGTCCCCGGAAGACGCGAGCGCCGAAGCGCCCGCGCTGGTGCTGCCCCGCCGCCGGCGCGGCCGGACCCTCGCCGACGCCGAGCGGACACGCTCCGCCGCCCGCACCGTCACCCCCCGGACGGCCCCCACCGCCGAGGAGACCCGGGCGCGCACGGCCCGCTTCAGCAGCTTCCGCCAGGCCCTCCGCCCCACGCCCGGCCCGGAGACCACGCCCGGCCCGGACGACGTGCCCGACGCGCACACCGGCCCCGAGACCACACCCCCCGCAGCCCCGTCCGTCCCCACGCCCCCGGAAGGCAACACCACCTCATGA
- a CDS encoding GntR family transcriptional regulator: MTPELDRTRPVWRQVAAAVTERIADGTYPVGARVPSVVELSAEFGIAASTAQKVLAHLKAEGLVRAEVGLGSFVTERPEA, translated from the coding sequence ATGACTCCCGAACTCGACCGCACCCGGCCCGTCTGGCGACAGGTGGCTGCCGCAGTCACCGAGCGCATCGCGGACGGTACGTATCCCGTGGGCGCGCGTGTTCCCTCGGTCGTCGAGCTGTCGGCCGAGTTCGGGATCGCCGCGTCGACCGCCCAGAAGGTGCTGGCCCACCTGAAGGCGGAGGGGTTGGTCCGTGCGGAGGTGGGCCTGGGTTCCTTCGTCACGGAACGGCCCGAGGCGTAA
- a CDS encoding NUDIX hydrolase codes for MRRLLARLWRFLRPFQSRVMWFLNAKFVVGVTGVVRDEEGRVLLLRHRMWPPGRQWGLPSGFARKGEDFRATVVREVKEETGLDVETGGLVMLNSGLRTRVEVAYEARLLGGELRLDPSEILEARWCHPDDLPEGVQTVSRVLARGETAP; via the coding sequence GTGCGACGTCTCCTTGCCCGCCTCTGGCGGTTCCTGCGCCCCTTCCAGAGCCGCGTCATGTGGTTCCTGAACGCCAAGTTCGTCGTCGGCGTGACCGGGGTCGTACGTGACGAGGAGGGGCGGGTACTGCTGCTCCGGCACCGGATGTGGCCGCCCGGCCGCCAGTGGGGACTGCCGAGCGGCTTCGCCCGCAAGGGCGAGGACTTCCGGGCCACCGTCGTGCGCGAGGTCAAGGAGGAGACCGGCCTCGACGTGGAGACGGGCGGCCTGGTCATGCTGAACAGCGGCCTGCGCACCCGGGTGGAGGTGGCCTACGAGGCCCGCCTGCTGGGCGGCGAACTGCGCCTGGACCCCTCCGAGATCCTGGAGGCCCGCTGGTGCCACCCGGACGACCTCCCCGAGGGCGTCCAGACGGTGAGCCGGGTACTGGCGCGGGGTGAGACGGCACCCTGA